In Populus trichocarpa isolate Nisqually-1 chromosome 12, P.trichocarpa_v4.1, whole genome shotgun sequence, a genomic segment contains:
- the LOC7484754 gene encoding homeobox-leucine zipper protein HAT5 yields MAACGGGGGGSNPNLSVLVQSQRGPCAASQPLEAFFLSGSSPSFLGSRSMMSFADVHQANGSTRPFFRPYEHEDNGDDDLDEYFHQPEKKRRLTVDQVQFLERSFEVENKLEPERKIQLAKDLGLQPRQVAIWFQNRRARWKTKQLEKDYEVLQSSYNGLKADYDNLFKEKEKLKAEVNLLTNELLLKEKEKGSSELSDKDALSQEPPKKAIADSASEGEVSKTSTVACQQEDISSAKSDMFDSDSPHFADGVHSSLLEAGDSSHVFEPDQSDLSQDEEDNLSKSLLPPYVFPKLEDGDYSDPPASFEDHAFWCWSY; encoded by the exons atggcggcttgtggtggtggtggtggtggttctaATCCCAATTTGTCTGTTTTAGTTCAAAGCCAAAGAGGCCCTTGTGCTGCTTCTCAACCTCTTGAAGCTTTTTTCCTTTCTGgctcttctccttcttttcttg GTTCAAGATCCATGATGAGTTTTGCAGATGTTCACCAAGCAAATGGATCAACTAGACCGTTTTTCCGCCCATATGAACACGAAGACAACGGCGACGatgatttggatgaatattttcatcaaCCTGAAAAGAAGAGGAGACTTACTGTTGATCAAGTTCAGTTTCTTGAAAGAAGTTTTGAGGTTGAGAACAAGCTTGAACCCGAAAGGAAAATCCAGCTGGCGAAGGATCTTGGCTTGCAGCCTCGGCAGGTTGCCATATGGTTTCAAAACCGCCGGGCAAGATGGAAGACGAAACAGCTTGAAAAAGATTATGAGGTTCTGCAATCTAGCTACAATGGCCTTAAGGCTGACTACGACAACCTCTTCAAGGAGAAGGAGAAACTAAAAGCTGAG GTTAATCTTCTCACCAACGAGTTGCTCcttaaagagaaagagaaaggaagcTCAGAATTGTCTGATAAAGATGCATTATCTCAAGAGCCACCCAAAAAGGCAATAGCCGATTCAGCTTCAGAGGGTGAAGTGTCGAAAACTTCAACCGTGGCCTGCCAGCAGGAAGATATTAGCTCAGCCAAAAGTGATATGTTTGATTCAGACAGCCCACATTTTGCGGATGGGGTACATTCCTCACTCTTAGAGGCAGGTGATTCTTCACATGTCTTCGAGCCCGACCAATCGGATTTATCACAAGATGAAGAAGATAACTTGAGCAAGAGTCTTTTGCCTCCGTACGTCTTTCCAAAGCTTGAAGATGGTGATTACTCTGACCCGCCAGCAAGTTTTGAAGATCATGCCTTTTGGTGCTGGTCATACTAA